The uncultured Roseibium sp. genome contains a region encoding:
- a CDS encoding VWA domain-containing protein, translating to MTNLSPEAEGRIVDNIVHFARTLRKAGMPAGPATVVDAVRAVEIAGISSREDLYWTLHAVFVRKREHRVLFDEAFRIYWQSRGLVEKMLAILSPVAPPRGAPEKPKAGQTRVSQAFQAAQDRASEETRPQVEVDAKFTVSGKELLQTKDFAQMTADEIAAAKQALRDLAIPLDKIRQRRLKPASRGRIDPRRTLRASMRAGGDIIDLKYRRAHEKRPPLVALCDISGSMSQYTRLLLHFLHAMTEERRDVHTFLFGTRLTNVTRQLRMKDPDEALEACSDGVDDWSGGTRIATALREFNRVWSRRVLSGSPTVLLITDGLERDTDEDLEREMDRLHRSCRRLIWLNPLLRFDGFQAKAKGIRAMLPHVDEFRAAHSLDAVADLVKALSGNKGASFETDPRRWLKAG from the coding sequence ATGACCAACCTGTCCCCCGAAGCCGAAGGCCGCATCGTCGATAATATCGTCCATTTTGCACGCACACTCCGCAAGGCCGGCATGCCGGCGGGGCCCGCGACGGTGGTCGATGCGGTGCGGGCCGTGGAGATCGCAGGCATTTCCAGTCGCGAGGATCTGTATTGGACCCTGCATGCGGTGTTCGTGCGCAAACGCGAGCATCGGGTGCTGTTCGACGAGGCGTTCCGTATCTACTGGCAAAGCCGCGGGCTTGTCGAAAAGATGCTGGCGATCCTCTCTCCGGTTGCCCCCCCGCGGGGCGCCCCGGAAAAGCCCAAGGCCGGCCAGACCCGCGTCTCACAGGCCTTCCAGGCGGCCCAGGATCGAGCGAGCGAGGAGACCCGGCCGCAGGTGGAGGTCGACGCCAAGTTCACCGTCTCCGGCAAGGAACTGCTTCAGACCAAGGACTTCGCCCAGATGACGGCGGACGAGATCGCGGCCGCCAAGCAGGCGCTGCGAGACCTCGCGATCCCCTTGGACAAGATCCGCCAGCGGCGACTCAAGCCGGCATCCCGCGGGCGGATCGACCCGCGCCGCACGCTTCGTGCTTCCATGCGCGCCGGCGGCGATATCATCGACCTGAAGTACCGTCGCGCCCATGAGAAGCGCCCGCCGCTGGTCGCGCTGTGCGACATTTCCGGCTCCATGAGCCAGTACACCCGCCTGCTCCTGCATTTCCTGCACGCCATGACCGAGGAACGGCGCGACGTGCATACGTTTCTGTTCGGCACACGGCTGACCAATGTCACCCGCCAGCTTCGCATGAAGGATCCGGACGAGGCGCTGGAAGCCTGCAGCGACGGCGTCGACGACTGGTCCGGCGGCACGCGGATTGCCACCGCGCTGCGCGAGTTCAACCGGGTCTGGTCGCGCCGGGTGCTCTCCGGCAGCCCGACCGTGCTGCTCATCACCGACGGGCTGGAACGGGACACGGACGAGGATCTGGAGCGCGAAATGGACCGGCTGCACCGCTCCTGCCGCCGACTGATCTGGCTTAATCCCCTGCTCCGTTTCGACGGATTTCAGGCAAAAGCCAAAGGCATCCGCGCCATGCTGCCCCACGTAGACGAGTTCCGCGCCGCCCATTCGCTCGATGCCGTTGCCGATCTGGTCAAGGCGCTCAGCGGAAATAAAGGCGCCTCGTTCGAGACCGATCCACGCCGCTGGCTGAAGGCCGGTTAG
- a CDS encoding MoxR family ATPase: MTQHPLPASIDETLTLLESAGYVADRSLATVLHLSLRMKRPLFLEGEAGVGKTEIAKVLSETLGRDLIRLQCYEGLDVASAVYEWNYPAQMVEIRVSEASGDTDHTELSKSIFDERFLIKRPVLQALEPHINGAPVFLIDELDRADEAFEAFLLEVLADNQVTIPELGTIKAAEPPIVIITTNRTREIHDALKRRCLYHWVDYPDAERELEIVRRKVPGAADRLSQEVVAFVQKLRADEDLFKQPGVAETLDWATALSELDAMALDPDLASDTLGVLLKYQDDIERVRGSKTRQMIEAIRKDEPKSPAMPAV; encoded by the coding sequence ATGACCCAACATCCCCTGCCCGCTTCCATCGACGAAACCCTGACGCTTCTGGAAAGCGCCGGCTATGTTGCCGACCGGTCGCTGGCAACCGTGCTGCATCTTTCCCTGCGCATGAAACGCCCGCTGTTTCTTGAAGGCGAGGCCGGCGTCGGCAAGACGGAAATTGCCAAGGTTCTGTCCGAGACCCTGGGTCGCGACCTGATCCGGCTGCAGTGCTACGAGGGTCTCGATGTGGCCTCCGCCGTCTACGAGTGGAACTACCCCGCCCAGATGGTGGAGATCCGCGTTTCTGAGGCCTCCGGCGACACCGACCATACGGAACTGTCCAAGTCGATCTTCGACGAACGTTTCCTGATCAAGCGCCCGGTGCTGCAGGCGCTGGAACCGCATATCAACGGTGCGCCGGTGTTCCTGATCGATGAACTCGACCGGGCGGACGAGGCCTTCGAAGCCTTCCTGCTCGAAGTGCTGGCCGACAACCAGGTGACCATTCCCGAACTCGGCACGATCAAGGCAGCCGAACCGCCGATCGTTATCATCACCACCAACCGGACTCGCGAAATCCATGACGCCCTGAAGCGCCGCTGCCTCTATCACTGGGTCGATTACCCGGATGCGGAGCGCGAGCTGGAAATCGTGCGCCGTAAGGTGCCCGGTGCCGCCGACCGCCTCAGCCAGGAGGTCGTCGCCTTCGTCCAGAAGCTGCGCGCCGACGAGGACCTGTTCAAGCAGCCGGGCGTTGCCGAGACCCTCGACTGGGCCACGGCGCTGAGCGAACTCGACGCCATGGCGCTCGATCCGGATCTCGCCTCCGACACCCTCGGCGTTCTCCTGAAATACCAGGACGACATCGAACGCGTCCGTGGTTCGAAGACCCGCCAGATGATCGAGGCCATCCGCAAGGACGAGCCGAAATCTCCGGCCATGCCGGCAGTTTGA
- the ftrA gene encoding transcriptional regulator FtrA: MPSIVKFMPNTQQPKPPSNPLVAALAYDGLCLFEFGVAYEVFGLPRPEMGDGWYDYAVASADAGDIRAPGGLRITVDGGLEVLQQAGTIIVPGWRSADAEVPKDLVEALRTAHSKGARLLSICSGVFVLAATGLLHGKKVTTHWRYTEALRERHPELEVVPDVLYVDEGRILTSAGSAAGIDLCLHLVRRDHGTAAANSVARRLVVPPHRDGGQAQYSEVSVPLPHEGSRLSPLFDELRTNLQAPWTIYDLARRAGMSERTFLRRFQAATGTTPARWLLAERLRRARQLLEETTETVDRIADRCGFGSATNLRHHFGRELGITPTSYRKQFRSLAHA, encoded by the coding sequence TTGCCATCTATCGTAAAATTCATGCCAAACACGCAACAGCCCAAACCGCCTTCCAATCCGCTTGTTGCCGCCCTCGCCTACGACGGCCTGTGCCTCTTCGAATTTGGCGTGGCCTACGAGGTTTTCGGCCTGCCCCGACCGGAGATGGGCGACGGCTGGTACGACTATGCAGTCGCGTCCGCAGATGCGGGCGACATACGCGCGCCCGGAGGCCTTCGGATCACCGTCGATGGCGGTCTTGAGGTGCTCCAACAAGCCGGCACCATTATCGTGCCCGGTTGGCGTTCGGCGGATGCGGAAGTGCCGAAGGATCTGGTAGAGGCGCTGAGAACCGCCCATTCAAAAGGCGCCCGGCTGCTGTCGATCTGCTCCGGCGTCTTCGTCCTCGCCGCCACCGGCTTGCTTCACGGCAAAAAGGTCACGACTCACTGGCGCTACACCGAGGCCCTGCGAGAGCGCCATCCGGAACTGGAGGTGGTGCCCGACGTGCTTTATGTTGACGAAGGCCGGATCCTCACTTCCGCCGGAAGTGCCGCCGGTATCGACCTCTGCCTGCATCTGGTCCGCCGCGACCATGGCACGGCAGCCGCCAATTCCGTCGCCCGGCGTCTCGTCGTGCCGCCCCACCGAGACGGCGGACAAGCGCAATATTCTGAAGTGAGCGTTCCCTTGCCCCACGAGGGATCGCGCCTCAGTCCACTTTTCGACGAGTTGCGGACGAACCTTCAAGCGCCCTGGACCATTTACGACCTGGCCCGTCGCGCGGGCATGAGCGAACGCACGTTCCTGCGCCGGTTTCAGGCGGCGACCGGCACCACGCCCGCCCGCTGGCTGCTTGCCGAAAGGCTTCGCCGCGCCCGCCAGCTTCTGGAGGAGACGACAGAGACCGTCGACCGCATCGCCGACCGGTGCGGCTTCGGCAGCGCCACCAATCTGCGCCATCATTTCGGGCGGGAACTCGGCATCACGCCGACCAGCTACCGCAAACAGTTCCGCAGTCTGGCTCACGCGTGA
- a CDS encoding rhodanese-like domain-containing protein: MSVVSAIPAAKPQQAIDHFSHRLSVETDCDDVASALRSGEQDFVLLHVVGSPEAYERRHVPGALHLPHKEIDKARMAQWPQETLFVAYCAGPHCNGADKAALQLAKLGRPVKIMIGGLTGWDDEGLPFATGREPGSITG; this comes from the coding sequence ATGAGTGTCGTCAGCGCGATACCGGCCGCGAAGCCGCAGCAAGCCATTGATCACTTCAGCCATCGGCTTTCCGTCGAAACCGATTGCGATGACGTCGCCTCGGCGCTGCGGTCGGGCGAACAGGACTTCGTGCTCCTGCATGTGGTCGGGTCTCCGGAAGCCTATGAACGGCGTCACGTTCCCGGCGCCCTGCATCTGCCCCACAAGGAGATCGACAAGGCGCGGATGGCGCAGTGGCCGCAAGAGACGCTGTTCGTCGCCTATTGTGCCGGTCCCCACTGCAACGGCGCCGACAAGGCTGCGCTGCAGTTGGCCAAGCTCGGCCGGCCTGTGAAAATCATGATCGGCGGCCTGACCGGCTGGGACGACGAGGGGCTGCCTTTTGCCACGGGTCGGGAACCGGGCTCGATCACCGGATGA
- a CDS encoding cytochrome c, whose amino-acid sequence MHRRLLTAAIGVMMILAAQTASAETYPTDPVSVATGLELAEIYCATCHAVEKDDESKIEGAPAFRDLSKRYPLEDLEESLAEGIVTGHEGMPEFSFSSEDIDAFLGYLTSIQSK is encoded by the coding sequence ATGCACCGCAGGCTTTTGACCGCTGCAATAGGCGTAATGATGATTCTGGCGGCACAGACAGCATCGGCTGAGACCTATCCGACCGATCCGGTCTCGGTCGCAACGGGCCTGGAACTGGCTGAAATTTATTGCGCGACTTGCCATGCGGTCGAAAAGGACGACGAAAGCAAGATCGAGGGGGCGCCCGCCTTCCGGGATCTGTCCAAACGTTATCCACTGGAGGATCTGGAAGAGAGCCTCGCCGAAGGGATCGTCACCGGCCACGAAGGCATGCCGGAATTTTCCTTCAGTTCCGAGGATATCGACGCTTTTCTGGGCTATCTGACGTCGATCCAGAGTAAATAG
- a CDS encoding Usg family protein — MKVGSDFQKRILGYGLLTAEILYRLPDHPKFLQSFLWQTEDLAPHFPELKKFLGFWEKEIEGRIHSVRIAHQDLLEPVDYRYANGEIMVH; from the coding sequence ATGAAGGTTGGTTCGGATTTTCAAAAACGTATCCTCGGCTACGGACTGCTCACAGCCGAGATCCTCTACCGGCTTCCCGATCATCCCAAGTTCCTGCAAAGCTTCCTGTGGCAAACGGAAGACCTTGCCCCGCATTTTCCCGAATTGAAGAAGTTTCTGGGCTTCTGGGAGAAGGAAATCGAGGGCCGGATCCATTCGGTCCGGATCGCGCATCAGGACCTTCTCGAACCGGTCGACTATCGCTATGCCAACGGCGAAATCATGGTTCATTAG
- a CDS encoding methyltransferase: protein MTDTPDDPDATGLAQETTRDAFLGGLVHVHQPKKGRHRAGLDAVYLAAALPDGTKGHVVDLGAGVGTAGLCAAARLADINVTLVELDPLVLSLAREALADPANSAFADRVRVLEADITAKGSERHAAGLTPGMADHVIMNPPYYPPGAFRASPALARASAHMLDDRGLEPWAKTATDILREGGSLTVIFRADGLRELLDVLTGRFGAVDVIPLRPRPDAPATRILIRAIRASKAALQLQPGFVLHKGDGSDFTDQSRAVMRDGEGLGLTNRS from the coding sequence ATGACCGATACTCCCGACGATCCGGACGCAACCGGTCTTGCCCAGGAAACCACCCGCGACGCCTTCCTCGGCGGCCTCGTTCACGTGCATCAGCCGAAAAAGGGACGGCACCGGGCCGGACTGGATGCGGTCTATCTGGCCGCCGCCCTGCCCGACGGCACCAAAGGCCATGTCGTGGACCTGGGGGCGGGTGTAGGCACTGCCGGCCTTTGCGCTGCTGCCCGGTTGGCCGATATCAACGTGACCCTGGTCGAACTCGATCCGCTGGTGCTCAGCCTTGCTCGCGAGGCCCTGGCCGACCCGGCCAATTCGGCCTTCGCCGACAGGGTGAGGGTGCTGGAGGCGGACATCACCGCCAAAGGCAGCGAACGCCATGCGGCCGGGCTGACACCGGGCATGGCCGACCATGTCATAATGAACCCGCCCTATTATCCGCCGGGAGCCTTCAGGGCCTCTCCGGCCCTGGCCCGGGCGAGCGCGCATATGCTGGACGACCGCGGCCTGGAACCCTGGGCAAAGACGGCGACCGACATCCTGCGAGAAGGCGGCAGCCTGACGGTGATCTTCAGGGCTGACGGATTGCGCGAACTGCTCGACGTCCTGACCGGCCGGTTCGGCGCCGTTGATGTGATCCCCTTGCGCCCGCGTCCCGACGCCCCGGCAACCCGCATCCTGATCCGCGCCATCCGCGCCAGCAAGGCTGCGCTGCAGCTTCAGCCGGGTTTCGTGCTGCACAAGGGCGACGGCTCGGATTTTACCGACCAGTCCCGCGCTGTCATGCGCGACGGCGAAGGTCTCGGACTCACCAATCGCAGCTAA
- a CDS encoding DUF2007 domain-containing protein, whose amino-acid sequence MEELLRTNDPVLISFLESLLGEAGIRYFVADNNMSTLEGSILMIPRRLLVDSDQIAVARQLIIDAGLAHELRSDNPSAF is encoded by the coding sequence ATGGAAGAACTGCTGCGAACCAACGACCCGGTGCTCATTTCCTTCCTGGAATCGCTGCTCGGCGAGGCCGGCATCCGGTATTTCGTTGCAGACAACAATATGAGCACTCTGGAAGGGTCTATCCTCATGATCCCGCGCCGGCTGCTGGTGGACAGCGACCAGATCGCGGTCGCACGACAACTGATCATCGACGCGGGCCTTGCCCACGAATTGCGCTCCGATAACCCTTCCGCCTTCTGA
- a CDS encoding polyprenyl synthetase family protein codes for MDQVNQIILSKAGSNVDLIPEIAKHLISSGGKRLRPMLTLACADMFGYQGDGHVTLAASVEFMHTATLLHDDVVDESDMRRGKLAARKLWGNQASVLVGDYLLGQAFKMMVDVGSLEALRILSEASAIIAEGEVMQLGAAKDIGTTEAQYLKVIEAKTAALFAAAAEVGPVVAGESAEMKQAARSYGMELGLAFQLVDDALDYGGSSADLGKDIGDDFREGKITLPVVFAIQRGGDEDAAFWKRCLETDGIEDGDLDHAIELMTRYDAIADTVERARSYGDSALKALDRLPAGTHQTALAEAVAFCISRVS; via the coding sequence ATGGACCAGGTGAATCAGATCATCCTGTCGAAGGCCGGGTCCAATGTGGACCTGATCCCGGAGATCGCCAAGCATCTGATTTCTTCCGGTGGAAAGCGGCTGCGCCCCATGCTGACGCTGGCTTGCGCCGACATGTTCGGGTATCAGGGCGACGGCCACGTGACCCTCGCGGCCAGCGTGGAGTTCATGCACACCGCGACGCTGCTTCACGATGATGTGGTCGACGAAAGCGACATGCGCCGCGGCAAGCTGGCAGCGCGCAAGTTATGGGGCAATCAGGCCAGCGTGCTGGTTGGAGATTACCTGCTCGGCCAGGCCTTCAAGATGATGGTCGACGTAGGCTCGCTCGAAGCCCTGCGCATCCTGTCGGAGGCCTCTGCGATCATCGCGGAGGGCGAGGTGATGCAGCTCGGCGCGGCCAAGGATATCGGTACGACCGAAGCCCAGTATCTGAAGGTGATCGAGGCCAAGACGGCGGCGCTGTTTGCGGCAGCCGCCGAAGTCGGCCCGGTGGTGGCCGGCGAAAGTGCCGAGATGAAACAGGCGGCGCGAAGCTACGGCATGGAACTGGGCCTGGCCTTTCAGCTGGTCGACGACGCTCTCGACTACGGCGGCTCCAGCGCGGATCTCGGCAAGGACATCGGCGACGATTTCCGTGAAGGCAAGATCACCTTGCCCGTCGTCTTCGCCATTCAGCGTGGCGGCGACGAGGACGCAGCGTTCTGGAAGCGTTGCCTGGAAACCGACGGCATCGAGGATGGCGACCTGGACCATGCCATCGAGCTGATGACCAGATACGACGCCATCGCCGATACGGTCGAACGCGCACGCAGCTACGGCGACAGCGCCTTGAAGGCACTGGACCGGCTCCCTGCCGGTACCCACCAGACCGCCCTGGCGGAAGCCGTCGCTTTCTGCATTTCCCGGGTAAGCTAA
- the pcp gene encoding pyroglutamyl-peptidase I, whose product METILLTGFEAYGNTAVNPAEHVARLLDGETIGNASIISRIIPNTFFVCIDTVRDAMAETGASTVVMMGEFGGRAMVTVERIAQNLNDSSRYGLKDNAGVTLQDAPTAPDGPVAYHSNLPIRAMVHAMREGGIPADISDAPGTFCCNHLFYGIMHHIASARLPVRAGWIHLPHLPQIAALPENLGAPSMSAETAAQGVRLALEAIVTHPQDIDTPLASRLQV is encoded by the coding sequence ATGGAGACCATCCTGCTGACGGGGTTTGAAGCCTATGGCAACACGGCGGTCAATCCGGCGGAACATGTGGCTCGGCTGCTCGATGGCGAGACTATCGGCAACGCATCGATCATCTCCCGGATCATTCCCAACACGTTTTTCGTCTGTATCGACACGGTGCGCGACGCCATGGCCGAAACCGGGGCATCTACCGTTGTCATGATGGGGGAGTTTGGCGGACGGGCGATGGTCACGGTGGAAAGAATCGCACAGAACCTGAACGATTCCAGCCGTTACGGCCTGAAGGACAATGCCGGCGTAACCCTCCAGGATGCCCCGACCGCTCCGGACGGGCCGGTCGCCTATCACAGCAATCTGCCGATCCGGGCCATGGTCCATGCCATGCGCGAGGGCGGCATCCCGGCCGATATTTCCGATGCGCCCGGCACGTTCTGTTGCAATCACCTCTTCTACGGCATCATGCACCACATCGCCTCGGCGAGACTTCCGGTGCGCGCGGGCTGGATTCACCTGCCGCACCTGCCCCAGATTGCCGCCCTGCCGGAAAATCTCGGTGCGCCGAGCATGTCGGCGGAAACCGCTGCCCAGGGCGTCCGTCTGGCGCTTGAGGCAATCGTCACGCACCCACAGGACATCGACACCCCGCTGGCCTCGCGCCTGCAGGTCTAG
- a CDS encoding 4-(cytidine 5'-diphospho)-2-C-methyl-D-erythritol kinase, which yields MQHDETGGALSEAARAKINLALHVTGRRGDGYHLLDSLVVFPDIADRLSLEPATVSELRLEGPFASMLEGPAQENLVLKAIHRFAETSGTSPDVRLTLEKNLPVASGIGGGSADAAAALRLMERFTRRSLPRQQRLHLALALGADVPVCLLQKPARMSGIGDLLTPAPAMPPAGIVLVNPMEAVSTPAVFKTMTKRDNPPLPNLPEDFPDLAGLCGYLEQTRNDMQAAAEALCPAIADVIATLSALPDVLFARMSGSGATCFALCAPGKESGIAEAVASRHPDWWIASGRL from the coding sequence ATGCAGCATGACGAAACCGGCGGCGCCTTGTCAGAAGCCGCCCGGGCCAAGATCAATCTTGCGCTTCACGTAACCGGGCGGCGCGGAGACGGCTATCACCTGCTCGATTCGCTGGTGGTCTTTCCCGACATCGCCGACCGGCTGTCGCTTGAACCGGCGACGGTTTCGGAGCTGCGCCTGGAAGGCCCGTTTGCCTCCATGCTCGAGGGACCCGCACAGGAAAACCTGGTGCTCAAGGCCATCCATCGTTTCGCCGAAACATCGGGTACATCGCCTGATGTCCGACTGACACTGGAAAAAAATCTCCCGGTGGCTTCGGGAATCGGCGGAGGATCGGCCGATGCGGCAGCCGCACTCCGTCTCATGGAGCGCTTCACCAGACGATCGCTGCCTCGACAGCAGCGCCTTCACCTTGCACTCGCGCTCGGCGCCGACGTTCCGGTGTGCCTCTTGCAGAAACCTGCGCGCATGAGCGGTATTGGTGACCTGCTGACACCGGCTCCGGCCATGCCTCCCGCTGGGATCGTCCTGGTCAACCCGATGGAAGCCGTCTCCACACCCGCCGTCTTCAAAACGATGACAAAGCGAGACAATCCGCCCCTTCCGAACCTTCCGGAGGACTTCCCTGACCTGGCCGGCCTTTGTGGCTATCTGGAGCAGACCCGCAACGACATGCAGGCCGCAGCGGAAGCCCTGTGCCCCGCAATCGCCGACGTGATCGCGACCCTGAGCGCTCTGCCGGACGTCCTGTTCGCCCGCATGTCCGGATCCGGCGCCACCTGCTTTGCCCTTTGCGCCCCGGGCAAGGAATCCGGGATCGCCGAAGCCGTCGCTTCGAGACACCCGGACTGGTGGATTGCGTCCGGAAGGCTATAA
- a CDS encoding tetratricopeptide repeat protein, with amino-acid sequence MTEITGAKLTIRKKPFRILFLALMGTAALGSLTPMAYAETGGEPKIEDGTPKDLPVTLSGSYLSGRLAGVEKDFSQAAAFYEEALAADPTNPVLLERTFLLKLANGDIEDAARYAGNLEKLGSRNFLGQLTLAAEAMRNGSYDDAVALLDSTAGGPLADLSIGIAKGWAQYGAGDVDQALATIAALKGPDWFEVFKADHSALILLAAGRNDEALEQIQIAYKADQGAIRVVDAYARILAANGKKDEALKALEDYDRLLKGHPLLTQTRDLIESGAPIAPIVSVPAEGMSEILYGLGAAIGRDSAEELATAFLQLSLYLDPKAQFAAVSLGGLLERMGQPERAIEVLKMVPEDAALKRDAEIQIGLNYNSMDRVDEARKHLSALIEQDPTELEAIVSLGNVLRGHKIFDEAEAVYTKGIDSLDGNLQKEHWLLLYFRGICRERQDKWDLAEADFREALELFEDQPLVLNYLGYSLVDQGLKLDEALGMIKKAVKLRPTDGYIVDSLGWVYYRLGKYEEAVKELERAIELRPSDPVINDHLGDAYWKVGRKNEARFQWNHARDLGPEPENLPKILKKIASGLDDAQADEAKADGNKNGG; translated from the coding sequence ATGACTGAAATCACCGGCGCGAAGCTGACAATTCGGAAGAAGCCGTTCCGCATTCTTTTTCTTGCGCTGATGGGCACTGCCGCTTTGGGCAGCTTGACGCCAATGGCGTACGCTGAAACCGGTGGAGAGCCCAAGATAGAGGACGGCACGCCGAAGGATTTGCCGGTCACCCTGTCTGGCAGCTATCTCTCAGGCCGACTCGCCGGCGTCGAAAAAGATTTTTCCCAGGCCGCCGCATTTTACGAAGAAGCGCTCGCAGCCGACCCCACGAACCCGGTCCTGCTTGAGCGCACCTTCCTCCTGAAACTCGCAAACGGGGATATCGAGGATGCCGCCCGCTACGCCGGCAATCTCGAAAAGCTCGGCTCGCGGAATTTCCTGGGACAACTCACGCTTGCCGCCGAAGCCATGCGCAATGGTTCCTATGACGACGCCGTGGCGCTTCTCGACTCCACCGCGGGCGGACCGCTTGCCGACCTCTCGATCGGCATCGCAAAAGGCTGGGCCCAATATGGCGCCGGCGATGTGGACCAGGCGCTCGCGACCATTGCCGCGTTGAAGGGACCGGATTGGTTCGAAGTCTTCAAGGCCGATCACAGTGCCCTGATCCTGTTGGCGGCCGGACGGAACGACGAAGCACTCGAACAGATCCAGATCGCCTACAAAGCCGACCAGGGTGCCATTCGCGTGGTAGACGCCTATGCGCGGATACTGGCCGCCAACGGCAAGAAGGACGAAGCCCTGAAGGCGTTGGAAGACTACGACCGGTTGCTCAAGGGACACCCCCTTCTGACTCAGACGCGCGATCTGATTGAGTCCGGAGCGCCGATCGCGCCGATCGTGTCCGTCCCTGCCGAAGGCATGTCGGAAATTCTCTACGGGCTCGGGGCCGCCATCGGCCGCGACAGCGCGGAGGAACTTGCAACCGCATTCCTGCAGCTGTCCCTCTACCTCGACCCGAAGGCACAGTTCGCCGCCGTCAGCCTGGGCGGCCTCCTGGAGCGTATGGGGCAGCCGGAACGGGCCATTGAGGTTCTGAAAATGGTTCCGGAAGACGCTGCGCTCAAGCGCGATGCGGAAATCCAGATCGGACTGAACTACAATTCGATGGATCGCGTGGACGAGGCCCGCAAGCATTTGTCCGCACTGATCGAGCAGGATCCGACCGAACTGGAAGCGATTGTTTCCCTCGGCAATGTCCTGCGCGGTCACAAGATCTTCGACGAGGCCGAGGCGGTTTACACGAAGGGAATCGATTCCCTTGACGGCAACCTGCAAAAGGAACACTGGCTGCTGCTGTATTTCCGCGGCATCTGCCGCGAACGCCAGGACAAGTGGGATCTGGCCGAAGCCGACTTCCGCGAAGCACTCGAACTCTTCGAGGACCAACCGCTGGTTCTCAACTACCTTGGCTATTCCCTGGTCGACCAGGGGCTGAAGCTGGACGAGGCCCTCGGCATGATCAAGAAGGCCGTCAAACTCCGTCCGACGGACGGCTATATCGTCGACAGCCTCGGCTGGGTCTACTACCGCCTCGGAAAATATGAGGAGGCCGTCAAGGAACTGGAGCGCGCGATCGAATTGCGCCCGTCCGACCCGGTCATCAACGATCACCTGGGCGACGCCTATTGGAAGGTCGGACGCAAGAACGAAGCCCGGTTCCAGTGGAACCATGCGCGCGACCTGGGCCCGGAACCGGAAAACCTGCCGAAGATCCTCAAAAAAATCGCAAGCGGCCTCGATGACGCACAGGCCGACGAAGCCAAGGCCGACGGCAACAAGAACGGCGGCTGA